The sequence GCTCACCGGGGGGCAGTCTGCGTGATGCGCCACAACCGCCGCGGAAGGCCGCCTTCCTCGAACGCGGCGACCTCGTCCAGAGTCCAGCTTCTGGCGAGGGCGTCGACCAGGTCGCGGGGGAAGAAGTGGACGGCGAAGCCGCCGTGTTCCCAGATGTCGTCTCCGTGCCCGGTACCGGCCTGGAAGTGGGCGTCCCCGGTGTGGCGGACGGTGTAGACGAAGACTCCGCCCGGCCGTAGTACCCGTCGCACCTCGGCGACCAAGGCGTGGATCTCCTGGGTGGACAGTGCCATGCAGAGCAGCATGTGCGCGAACACGGCATCCACCGAGGCGTCCCGGAGCGGCAGGGGCTCGCGAACGTCGTGAACCGCCGTGGCGACCCGCACGGCCACGCCTTGGGCAGCGGCGGCTTCACTCAGCTGTTCCAGACCCACCGGACTGAAGTCGGTGGCCAACACGGAGAAGCCCTGGCGGGCGAAGTACAGCGCGTCCCGGCCATGGCCGGCACCCAGCTCCAGCACTTCGCGGGCACCGGTGGCCCCGAAGACAGCCGCGGCACGGACCGCCGGCTCGGACGGCTCCTCGCCGTACATACCGGGGTGGTCGCCGTAGGTCTGCTGCCAGTGCGCACGCTGAACCTCGGCCAGCTCGTCGTCGGACTTCGACATGCTGACGCCTTCCTCACCAGGCCGGCATCGACAACCGGCCCCGCCGGGCCAGCCTAGAACGGACATCTTGCCGTCACCGCGCCCACCCGCTGCGCCACGGCCGTCAGTGTTGTTCCGGCACTCGGCTTCTGGCACAACTTCTGTGGTGACGAGCCGACGCTTGCCGTGGCGCCCGGGGCGGGAGGCGGACTGAGAGGCAGACACTGCCATGGGGATGGGCCCATCGGTCCTCACCGCGACCCCGACCGGCCCATGCCCGGACGATACGGGCCGACAGACAGTGAGGACATGCCCTGCGGGCCATGTTCCAGACCATCGCAACAGGAGCGTGAACCATGTTCTGGTATGACCACGGAATGGGCGGATGGGGCTGGATCGCCATGTCGTTCAGCATGGTTCTCCTCGTGGCCCTGGCCGTCGCGGCAGTCGTTCTGTTCCTCCGCAGCGTCGACCGCTACCCCTCGGGCCCGGCGCAGCCGCTGCCTGCGCCCTCCGCCAAGCAGCTGCTCGCCGAACGGTTCGCCCGAGGCGAGATCGACGAAGAAGAGTACGAACAACGTCTGACCGCACTGCGTGCGCACGGGCCAGGTCAAGGCCGGCCGGGACCGGGAGACAACTGAACCCATTCCTCCGGGAGGGCGGCAGGCGCGACAGGGGACTGCGGATATCGCGATCAGCTGGCTGCGGGCGGGCCCACTCGCAGGTGTAGCCGTCGCGAAGCTCAACTCCTCATCCCGCTTGTGTTCACCCCTCTCAGGTGGGGCAATGGTTGTTCCCGGCGCGCATCGGCAGTCAACCTGGTAGGAATGCCTGGCTTTTGCTCCTCCCAGCAATCGGGTAGACCATGCGCGGCGCGAAGACAGTAGCGGTACCAGCGTTCCTCCTCTTGCTCGTCATGGGTTGCGCACGGACCTCAGCTGGGCCGGAGGAAGAGACCCTCTGCCCACCTGAGGTGCGTACGGCCACGGCCACACCCTCAGGAGATGTCGGACTGACGAGTCAGATCTGGCTTGGTTCCCTGAAGTGCGCCGACCCGGAAACGGGCATGTCACTCATCGAAGTCAGCGTTCTCAATCCGCACGCCAACCGAGCGGCCTGGTACGAGGTCACGCTGCAGTTCACGACTATCTCGGGAGGGCCGAAC comes from Streptomyces virginiae and encodes:
- a CDS encoding class I SAM-dependent methyltransferase: MSKSDDELAEVQRAHWQQTYGDHPGMYGEEPSEPAVRAAAVFGATGAREVLELGAGHGRDALYFARQGFSVLATDFSPVGLEQLSEAAAAQGVAVRVATAVHDVREPLPLRDASVDAVFAHMLLCMALSTQEIHALVAEVRRVLRPGGVFVYTVRHTGDAHFQAGTGHGDDIWEHGGFAVHFFPRDLVDALARSWTLDEVAAFEEGGLPRRLWRITQTAPR
- a CDS encoding SHOCT domain-containing protein, whose protein sequence is MFWYDHGMGGWGWIAMSFSMVLLVALAVAAVVLFLRSVDRYPSGPAQPLPAPSAKQLLAERFARGEIDEEEYEQRLTALRAHGPGQGRPGPGDN